The Chloroflexota bacterium genome includes a window with the following:
- a CDS encoding sulfatase-like hydrolase/transferase — protein sequence MSVPPPPPSAPSPPRNARVLFITADQQRRDSLPVYGLEFVQAPNLERIAREGAAFTRAYTPAPLCQPARAAILTGLSPHVHGVLDNHVWFTPPVQPWAPTVTAAGYKTAAIGKMHFYPWDDPHGFTDRISAEDKRHYYRRDDYTLWLEAQGQERIHPPSMPGYHEGMGAAASNLPEPLHLDSYIGDRGAEWLRANASEPFFAWVSFNSPHDPYDPPADLADLYLDAPIPDPVGSVEDLQDRPAAQRTAFAGTLNNPLFQMDYSHLTPEQIRRIRAHYYAEITHVDRQVGKLLAALEEAGVLDDTLIIFSSDHGDALGDHGLIFKNYFYESMVGVPLLARGPGVTPGGRSSALVDTTDIAATILQHLGLPLPSPCQSRALQPVLADPSLGHRDAVFSYVDDRAMVRTDGWKLGQYGDGDGELYDLQGDPAELHNLYHDAEYRETRAELITLLANEAIAGYGVRSQLNRCPPDEERAQAFREIAARSTG from the coding sequence TTGAGCGTCCCGCCACCCCCTCCGTCCGCGCCCTCCCCACCCAGGAACGCGCGCGTCCTGTTCATCACCGCTGACCAGCAGCGGCGCGACAGCCTCCCGGTCTACGGGCTGGAGTTTGTCCAGGCGCCGAACCTGGAGCGCATCGCGCGGGAGGGCGCGGCGTTCACCCGCGCCTACACACCCGCGCCGCTCTGCCAGCCGGCTCGCGCCGCCATCCTGACCGGCCTCTCGCCGCACGTTCACGGCGTGCTGGACAACCACGTCTGGTTCACGCCGCCCGTGCAGCCCTGGGCGCCGACCGTCACGGCGGCCGGCTACAAGACGGCGGCCATCGGCAAGATGCACTTCTACCCCTGGGACGACCCGCACGGCTTCACGGATCGCATCTCGGCCGAGGACAAGCGCCACTACTATCGGCGCGACGATTACACTCTCTGGCTCGAAGCGCAGGGCCAGGAGCGCATTCACCCCCCGTCCATGCCCGGCTATCACGAGGGGATGGGGGCCGCCGCCAGCAACCTCCCTGAGCCGCTGCACCTGGACAGCTACATCGGCGACCGTGGCGCGGAGTGGCTGCGCGCGAACGCGAGCGAGCCGTTCTTCGCGTGGGTCAGCTTCAACAGCCCGCACGATCCGTACGACCCGCCGGCCGATCTGGCCGACCTCTACCTGGATGCGCCGATACCGGACCCGGTTGGCTCGGTCGAAGACTTGCAGGATCGGCCGGCGGCCCAGCGCACGGCGTTTGCCGGCACGCTCAATAATCCGCTGTTCCAGATGGACTACAGCCATCTGACGCCCGAGCAGATCCGCCGCATCCGGGCGCACTACTACGCCGAGATCACGCATGTGGACCGGCAAGTTGGCAAGCTGCTGGCGGCGCTGGAAGAGGCCGGCGTGCTGGACGACACGCTGATCATCTTCTCCAGCGACCACGGCGACGCGCTGGGCGATCATGGGCTGATCTTCAAGAACTACTTCTACGAGTCGATGGTCGGCGTTCCGCTGCTGGCCCGTGGCCCAGGCGTGACGCCCGGCGGGCGCAGCTCGGCCCTGGTGGACACCACCGACATCGCCGCCACCATCCTGCAGCATCTCGGGCTGCCGCTGCCCTCGCCCTGCCAGAGCCGCGCGTTGCAGCCGGTCCTCGCCGATCCCTCCCTGGGCCACCGTGACGCGGTGTTCTCGTACGTGGACGACCGCGCGATGGTCCGAACGGATGGGTGGAAGCTCGGCCAGTACGGCGACGGCGACGGCGAGCTGTACGACCTGCAGGGTGACCCGGCCGAGCTGCACAATCTCTATCACGATGCCGAGTACCGGGAGACCCGCGCGGAGCTGATCACCCTGCTCGCCAACGAGGCGATCGCCGGCTACGGCGTGCGCTCGCAGTTGAATCGCTGCCCGCCAGATGAGGAACGGGCGCAGGCGTTCAGGGAGATCGCCGCCCGCTCGACGGGCTAG